The Aeromonas veronii genome includes the window CATAGCGCTGGGCACGGGCCTCTACCTTGCGGGAGACCTTCATCAGCCACCCCTTGGCTCGGTAGCTGCCACGCCGGTAGCCGCCCCAGCCTTCGTGATAATTGAGGTACTGGCCGTAGGCATCCCACTTGGAGGTGCCGTTCAGCCGCTGGGCCTTGTTAGTGTACCAGCCCATGAAATCGATGGCGTCGGCGAAATCATCCCGATCGCTCCAGCCGTTGCCGGTTTCCCGCTTGTAGTCGTCCCAGGTATCATCCTTCACCTGGGCATAGCCATAGGCGGAGCTGGCACGGCCGGTCGGGATGAAGAGG containing:
- a CDS encoding transglycosylase SLT domain-containing protein; translation: MRTAALPLMGKRFVVVLGLLMGLTACSTTPPAQPENLCQIFREKPDWHKAALKMTERWGTPVHVVMAMMYQESSFVHDAQPPMQYFLFIPTGRASSAYGYAQVKDDTWDDYKRETGNGWSDRDDFADAIDFMGWYTNKAQRLNGTSKWDAYGQYLNYHEGWGGYRRGSYRAKGWLMKVSRKVEARAQRYGAQYRQCKDQLPSGGWFS